The Phycisphaerales bacterium AB-hyl4 genome contains a region encoding:
- a CDS encoding fibronectin type III domain-containing protein produces the protein MSLFCAGRVDVILLCLLVSLVGVGGGTSAAAAEADPSPRHVRVLWMEQPQHEAVVSWTTHAPGEAHRLYYDTQPRYGELDDYAYEAGDLESGAYTLRSADRERFGPGYYHHAHLDTLEPDTVYYFVAVTDGEVSEEFHFITAPADDPRRVRIIFGGDSRIAGDEPYVHEDRRNMNRRIARLVEQYPDILAFAHGGDYCQRAEWRYIKPWLDDHELIVTAEGRILPIIPARGNHDRGIVFEEKFHWPGRERDYYYTTQLTGQIALITLNTEISLGGDQRTWLADELSELRPTNRWLFAQYHKPAYSSVRGIPDGESRRRNFVPLFEQYRVDLVCESHDHALKRTVPIRDGQPDFEAGIIYIGDGGLGVPQREPDPSRWWFEEPGFAKPTHHVHMLTFEHDALRVQAFGMDGETLDDFTVEPQVQVTAEASR, from the coding sequence ATGTCGCTTTTTTGTGCCGGACGTGTCGATGTGATTCTGTTATGTCTGCTGGTGAGCCTGGTGGGGGTGGGTGGCGGAACGTCCGCGGCAGCGGCGGAGGCGGATCCTTCGCCGCGGCACGTGCGGGTGTTGTGGATGGAGCAGCCGCAGCATGAGGCGGTGGTGTCGTGGACGACGCACGCGCCGGGCGAGGCGCATCGACTCTACTACGACACGCAGCCGCGCTATGGCGAACTGGATGACTACGCCTACGAGGCGGGCGACCTTGAGAGCGGCGCGTACACGCTTCGCAGTGCGGACCGGGAGCGATTCGGGCCGGGCTATTACCATCACGCGCATCTGGACACGCTTGAGCCGGACACGGTTTACTACTTCGTGGCGGTGACGGATGGCGAAGTTTCGGAGGAGTTTCACTTCATCACCGCGCCGGCGGACGACCCCCGGCGGGTGCGGATCATCTTCGGCGGCGACTCGCGCATCGCGGGCGATGAGCCTTACGTGCATGAAGATCGGCGGAACATGAACCGCCGCATCGCTCGGCTGGTGGAGCAGTACCCGGACATTCTTGCGTTTGCGCATGGCGGTGACTACTGCCAGCGGGCGGAGTGGCGTTACATCAAACCGTGGCTGGACGATCATGAGCTGATCGTCACGGCCGAGGGGCGGATTCTGCCGATCATCCCGGCGCGAGGCAACCATGATCGCGGGATCGTGTTCGAAGAGAAATTCCACTGGCCCGGTCGCGAGCGGGACTATTACTACACGACGCAGTTGACCGGCCAGATTGCACTGATCACGTTGAACACGGAGATCAGCCTCGGCGGCGACCAGCGTACGTGGCTGGCGGATGAGTTGTCGGAGCTTCGGCCGACGAATCGGTGGCTGTTTGCGCAATATCACAAGCCGGCGTATTCGAGCGTGCGTGGCATTCCCGATGGCGAATCACGTCGGCGAAACTTTGTGCCGTTGTTCGAGCAGTACCGGGTGGACCTGGTGTGCGAGTCGCATGACCATGCACTGAAGCGGACGGTGCCGATTCGCGATGGGCAGCCGGACTTTGAGGCGGGGATCATCTACATCGGCGACGGTGGTCTGGGTGTGCCGCAGCGCGAGCCCGACCCGAGTCGATGGTGGTTTGAGGAGCCGGGCTTTGCGAAGCCGACGCATCATGTGCACATGCTGACGTTCGAGCACGATGCGCTTCGTGTGCAGGCGTTCGGCATGGACGGCGAAACGCTCGACGACTTCACGGTCGAGCCACAAGTGCAGGTGACGGCTGAGGCGTCGCGATGA
- a CDS encoding prepilin-type N-terminal cleavage/methylation domain-containing protein, with amino-acid sequence MRHCTTDSNAAFTLIELLVVISIIALLIAILLPALGTARATARTIQCGSNAKQIVMGFHIYAADQQDWLPPFLMHRPGTGPSTSNNPAHPSNGPAWYELLAANAPSLESGDGTFDEGMWHCPEVSEEEMTTRPGFATWGGGYGANLRLLHYATNDGAAMSGDVKRLSNFRRPTQVFLTGDTGRPLYADGTKRFRTWMLVRGNTPNLLSASSEMAATRHPNLTANIGYVDGHVANMGWDAIVEDEKDMWARNSY; translated from the coding sequence ATGCGTCACTGCACAACCGATTCAAATGCCGCATTCACGTTGATCGAGCTTCTCGTTGTCATCTCTATCATTGCCCTGCTGATCGCCATCCTGCTGCCCGCCCTCGGCACAGCCCGCGCCACCGCCCGGACTATCCAGTGCGGCAGCAACGCCAAGCAGATCGTCATGGGCTTTCACATCTACGCCGCAGATCAGCAGGACTGGCTCCCGCCGTTCCTCATGCACCGGCCCGGCACCGGCCCCTCTACCAGCAACAACCCGGCCCATCCCTCCAACGGGCCGGCCTGGTACGAACTGCTCGCCGCCAACGCCCCCTCCTTGGAAAGTGGCGATGGCACGTTCGATGAAGGGATGTGGCACTGCCCCGAAGTCTCCGAAGAGGAAATGACCACGCGCCCCGGCTTCGCCACTTGGGGCGGCGGCTACGGCGCGAACCTCCGGCTTCTCCACTACGCCACCAACGACGGAGCCGCTATGTCCGGCGATGTCAAACGACTAAGCAATTTCCGCCGACCCACCCAGGTTTTCCTCACCGGCGACACCGGACGGCCCCTCTACGCCGACGGCACCAAGCGCTTCCGAACCTGGATGCTCGTCCGCGGTAACACGCCCAACCTCCTCAGTGCCTCGTCCGAAATGGCCGCCACCCGACATCCCAACCTCACCGCCAACATCGGCTACGTCGACGGACACGTGGCCAATATGGGATGGGATGCCATCGTCGAGGACGAAAAAGACATGTGGGCTCGCAATTCCTACTGA
- a CDS encoding lamin tail domain-containing protein: protein MFQHLHLFHQFRLTVAAAAFGLASMCTVSLSHADVIISEVMYNPHGNNQWEYLELFNRGDVDLDLTGYELQRGSNVATIDGGLLPASGVAVLIRSDGSGGRTLEGYQAAWGEDINFLETTDWPGLILGGGTITIRDPAGNTVVQMTYGVEDPWPEAEGATAGGWSLTIGGDPFREDWDAPDNWVQSVEGELGAWRANSPRDNDIGSPGFVIPEPASAALLGMFSGALLLRRAS, encoded by the coding sequence ATGTTTCAACACCTGCACCTGTTTCACCAATTCCGATTGACCGTGGCGGCGGCCGCCTTCGGCCTGGCATCGATGTGCACCGTTTCACTAAGCCATGCCGATGTCATCATCTCCGAGGTCATGTACAACCCCCACGGGAATAATCAATGGGAATATCTGGAATTGTTCAATCGCGGCGATGTCGATCTCGACCTGACCGGCTATGAGCTCCAACGTGGCTCGAATGTGGCGACCATTGACGGGGGCCTGTTGCCCGCCAGCGGCGTAGCTGTGTTGATTCGATCAGACGGTTCGGGGGGGCGAACGCTTGAAGGTTATCAGGCCGCATGGGGCGAGGACATCAACTTTCTGGAGACGACGGATTGGCCCGGGCTGATTCTTGGCGGAGGGACCATCACCATCCGCGACCCGGCAGGGAACACCGTCGTTCAAATGACGTATGGCGTGGAAGATCCCTGGCCTGAAGCCGAAGGAGCTACGGCTGGCGGATGGTCTCTGACCATCGGGGGCGACCCCTTCCGCGAAGACTGGGATGCACCGGACAACTGGGTGCAAAGCGTGGAAGGGGAACTCGGTGCTTGGCGAGCCAACTCGCCCCGCGACAATGACATCGGCAGCCCCGGCTTTGTGATCCCCGAGCCGGCAAGCGCCGCCTTGCTGGGCATGTTCAGCGGCGCACTGCTATTGAGGCGAGCGAGCTAG
- a CDS encoding alkaline phosphatase family protein, giving the protein MKASVGLFFALLALGAAGLVPATAESRAAQAEYVVVIGLDGARPEIIQQGAGPVLHELIQQGSVSWNARAVHPTVTQVNWASMLTSSRPDTHSINMHPVTQEQLADLSLQVPTVFQVVAEHGGLASGFLGHWKLYPVESDTPGTYFQRSPYEAHRVAPLAADHIEENRPTLCFIWMGNLDGLGHRHGWLSDEQFAAMPVIDRAIGQIVQALRDADMWNKTLLIISSDHGGHGRGHGQGTEEDTIIPWIAVGPGVRQGHVIQSPVSIIDTAATALHALGLPRPDAWDGKPVDEIFETTND; this is encoded by the coding sequence ATGAAGGCTAGCGTCGGCTTGTTTTTCGCATTGCTCGCCTTGGGGGCGGCAGGACTGGTGCCGGCGACGGCTGAATCGCGGGCGGCACAAGCAGAATATGTGGTCGTGATCGGTCTTGACGGTGCCCGACCGGAGATCATTCAGCAAGGGGCCGGCCCCGTGCTGCACGAACTGATCCAGCAGGGCAGTGTGTCCTGGAACGCCCGCGCGGTGCATCCCACCGTCACTCAGGTCAACTGGGCCTCCATGCTCACCAGCTCACGCCCCGACACCCACAGCATCAACATGCACCCGGTCACCCAGGAACAGTTGGCCGACCTCTCCCTCCAAGTGCCCACCGTCTTCCAGGTCGTCGCCGAGCACGGCGGCCTGGCCTCCGGGTTCCTCGGCCACTGGAAACTCTACCCCGTCGAATCCGACACTCCTGGCACGTACTTCCAACGCAGCCCCTACGAAGCCCACCGCGTCGCGCCCCTCGCCGCCGACCACATCGAAGAAAACCGACCCACGCTCTGCTTCATCTGGATGGGCAACCTCGACGGCCTCGGCCATCGACACGGCTGGCTCTCCGACGAACAGTTCGCCGCCATGCCCGTGATCGACCGCGCCATCGGTCAGATCGTCCAAGCCCTTCGCGATGCAGATATGTGGAACAAAACCCTCCTGATCATCAGCTCCGACCACGGTGGACACGGCCGCGGACACGGCCAGGGCACGGAAGAAGACACCATCATCCCATGGATCGCCGTTGGCCCCGGCGTCCGGCAAGGCCACGTCATCCAAAGCCCCGTTTCCATCATCGACACCGCCGCCACCGCACTCCACGCACTCGGCCTGCCACGTCCCGACGCATGGGACGGCAAGCCCGTTGACGAAATCTTCGAAACAACGAACGACTGA
- a CDS encoding metallophosphoesterase: MTMTNPADLSRRAFLKGSTTALLGASFLGGLPITRAHAAAAAARSNAAWSFGLLGDLHYDLWEHHDMDWVKREKPNDIRQIEGYVRFTTEILPHLGTELRDVIAATPNDVDYVINIGDFVEGLCGSYELQVKQFEDALDWVRESQWGAPYLITKGNHDITGPGADEAFDDCMLPFMSEQVGRQLDSANFVVEHKNALFVYLDCYDRRQILPWLSETLEKHTGQHEHIFVVTHQPVVPYHARANWTVFGHPNQADDRKQFLDLLGKHHVIALTGHLHRYGFVRRRTDTGHFIELAVNSIVRSPDSRPRQVWEGVSEYGPDIVTLEPRFSPDTEEMRREILANEQPHIEHFECGNVEGYGMVHVDGSQVSADLYYGLGKNHWRTLDLTAVLHAKGPTPFDVTT; encoded by the coding sequence ATGACCATGACCAACCCCGCTGATTTAAGCCGACGCGCCTTCCTCAAGGGGTCCACCACCGCCCTGCTCGGTGCCAGCTTCCTCGGCGGCTTGCCGATAACGCGCGCCCACGCCGCCGCGGCCGCCGCTCGCTCCAACGCCGCCTGGTCCTTCGGCCTGTTGGGCGACCTGCACTACGATCTGTGGGAACACCACGACATGGACTGGGTCAAGCGCGAAAAGCCCAACGACATCCGCCAGATCGAAGGCTACGTCCGCTTCACCACCGAAATCCTCCCCCACCTCGGCACGGAACTCCGCGACGTCATCGCCGCCACCCCCAACGACGTCGACTACGTCATTAACATCGGCGACTTCGTCGAAGGTCTCTGCGGCAGCTACGAACTTCAGGTCAAACAGTTCGAGGACGCCCTCGACTGGGTCCGCGAAAGCCAGTGGGGCGCCCCCTACCTCATCACCAAGGGCAACCACGACATCACTGGCCCCGGGGCAGACGAAGCCTTCGACGACTGCATGCTCCCGTTCATGAGTGAACAGGTTGGCCGCCAGCTCGACTCGGCCAACTTCGTCGTCGAACACAAAAACGCCCTGTTCGTCTACCTCGACTGCTACGACCGCCGACAGATCCTCCCCTGGCTCAGCGAAACACTCGAAAAGCACACCGGCCAGCACGAGCACATCTTCGTCGTCACCCACCAGCCCGTCGTGCCCTACCACGCCCGCGCCAACTGGACCGTGTTCGGCCATCCCAACCAGGCCGACGACCGCAAGCAGTTCCTCGACCTCCTTGGCAAGCACCATGTCATCGCCCTCACCGGCCACCTCCACCGCTACGGCTTTGTCCGACGACGCACCGACACCGGCCACTTCATCGAGCTCGCCGTCAACAGCATCGTCCGTTCGCCCGACAGTCGACCGCGACAAGTCTGGGAAGGCGTCAGCGAGTACGGCCCCGACATCGTCACCCTCGAACCACGCTTCTCACCCGACACCGAAGAAATGCGCCGCGAAATCCTCGCCAATGAACAGCCTCACATTGAACACTTCGAATGCGGCAACGTCGAAGGCTATGGCATGGTCCACGTCGACGGCAGTCAGGTTTCAGCCGACCTCTACTACGGCCTCGGCAAGAATCACTGGCGCACACTCGACCTCACTGCCGTTCTCCACGCCAAGGGCCCTACCCCCTTCGACGTGACCACCTGA